A window of Streptomyces marispadix contains these coding sequences:
- a CDS encoding response regulator, translating to MTIRVNIVDDQAMVRAGFAALLSAQSDIDVVGEAADGAEGVELCGRTHPDVVLMDVRMPQMDGLEAARKLLGPGHDAGGGTEDGAHRPKVLMLTTFDVDDYVYEALRAGASGFLLKDAPPADLIAAVRVVAEGEALLAPSVTRRLIADFARQRPAPAASRGLRLNGLTDRETEVLELLARGRSNTEIAEALVLAEQTVKTHVSRIFTKLGLRDRAQAVIFAYESGLVSPGES from the coding sequence ATGACGATCCGCGTGAACATCGTCGACGACCAGGCCATGGTGCGTGCGGGCTTCGCCGCGCTGCTCTCCGCCCAGTCCGACATCGACGTGGTGGGCGAGGCGGCGGACGGCGCGGAGGGCGTCGAACTGTGCGGACGTACACACCCCGACGTGGTGCTCATGGACGTACGCATGCCGCAGATGGACGGCCTGGAGGCGGCCCGGAAGCTGCTGGGCCCCGGCCATGACGCCGGGGGCGGCACCGAGGACGGCGCCCACCGTCCCAAGGTCCTGATGCTGACCACCTTCGACGTCGACGACTACGTCTACGAGGCCCTGCGCGCGGGGGCCAGCGGCTTCCTGCTCAAGGACGCGCCGCCCGCCGATCTCATCGCCGCCGTAAGGGTCGTGGCGGAGGGCGAGGCACTGCTCGCCCCTTCGGTGACGCGGCGCCTGATCGCGGACTTCGCCCGGCAGCGCCCAGCGCCTGCGGCCTCACGCGGGCTGCGCCTGAACGGGCTGACCGACCGTGAGACCGAGGTACTGGAGCTGCTCGCACGCGGCCGGTCCAACACGGAGATCGCCGAGGCTCTGGTGCTCGCGGAGCAGACCGTGAAGACGCATGTGAGCCGCATCTTCACCAAGTTGGGGCTGCGTGACCGCGCACAGGCCGTGATCTTCGCCTATGAGTCGGGACTGGTCTCGCCCGGAGAGAGCTGA
- a CDS encoding alpha/beta hydrolase has product MRRRLVRALSAAALVGTVVAGTAGWAAGAEQSAVSGPPPGTAAWRADDTTLGQRLPDPTAAPERIASFFASLGGRQRQTLAQRHPLVVGNLDGAPAALRYAANRRALRAESAHQRARAADPSRTPQDRRLARERAERCAALLAPGRRILAFDPRGRGQVAEVYGDLAAAGRTAVIVPGSDIDLATFDREGPGKYGTPAGMAASLRSHMASTAPGTRTAVVAWTGYTTPVGLGPDAATTRLAAAGAPRLQRFLQGLDRIGAPAPAVLCHSYGSVVCGRAADGLTRREASALIVFGSPGMHAESVRGLGTHVPVWAARDAGDWIGRVPNVEFAGLGHGTDPVSRGFGARVVSSARADGHAGYLEPGTDSLANFAAITLGSYGEVACAAPDADDPCTRATT; this is encoded by the coding sequence ATGAGGCGCCGCCTCGTCCGCGCCCTGTCCGCCGCCGCACTCGTGGGCACCGTCGTCGCGGGCACCGCGGGCTGGGCCGCCGGTGCGGAGCAGTCCGCCGTGTCGGGCCCGCCCCCGGGAACGGCCGCCTGGCGCGCCGACGACACCACGCTCGGGCAGCGGCTTCCCGACCCGACGGCGGCTCCGGAGCGCATCGCCTCGTTCTTCGCGTCCCTCGGCGGCAGGCAGCGGCAGACGCTGGCCCAACGGCACCCCCTCGTCGTCGGCAACCTCGACGGCGCACCGGCGGCACTGCGCTACGCCGCCAACCGCCGTGCCCTGCGCGCCGAGTCGGCGCACCAGCGGGCGCGCGCCGCCGATCCGTCCCGTACTCCGCAGGACCGGCGGCTGGCACGTGAGCGGGCCGAGCGCTGCGCCGCGCTCCTCGCGCCCGGCCGCCGGATACTCGCCTTCGATCCGCGCGGCCGCGGCCAGGTCGCGGAGGTCTACGGCGATCTGGCCGCCGCCGGGCGCACGGCCGTGATCGTGCCCGGTTCGGACATCGACCTGGCCACCTTCGACCGCGAGGGCCCCGGCAAGTACGGGACTCCGGCCGGGATGGCCGCTTCGCTGCGGTCCCATATGGCCTCGACGGCGCCCGGCACCCGTACCGCCGTCGTCGCCTGGACCGGCTATACGACACCCGTCGGCCTGGGGCCCGACGCCGCCACCACGCGGCTCGCCGCCGCCGGAGCACCCCGGCTTCAGCGCTTCCTCCAGGGGCTCGACCGCATCGGTGCGCCCGCTCCCGCCGTGCTGTGCCACAGCTACGGCTCCGTCGTATGCGGCAGGGCGGCCGACGGGCTGACCCGGCGTGAGGCCTCCGCGCTCATCGTCTTCGGCTCGCCCGGCATGCACGCGGAGTCGGTACGCGGACTGGGCACACACGTACCGGTGTGGGCCGCCCGCGACGCCGGCGACTGGATCGGCAGGGTCCCGAACGTGGAGTTCGCCGGTCTCGGACACGGCACCGACCCCGTCTCACGCGGCTTCGGCGCCCGCGTCGTCTCCTCGGCGCGAGCCGACGGGCACGCCGGCTATCTCGAACCCGGCACCGACTCGCTCGCCAACTTCGCGGCGATCACGCTGGGTTCGTACGGAGAGGTCGCGTGTGCGGCGCCGGACGCGGACGATCCCTGCACGCGGGCCACCACGTGA
- a CDS encoding aldo/keto reductase — protein MSLHSENGAKLPTARLGTDGPEVGVQGLGCMGMSFAYGPTDADEARATLERALELGVTLYDTADMYGAGENEKFISSFVGRHREQITLATKFAISLDPDDPSARTIRNDPPYIRQCVENSLRRLAVDEIDLYYMHRRDVNVPVEESVGAMAELVREGKVRHLGLSEVTADELRAAHAVHPIAALQSEWSLFSRDIERNVVPAARELGVALVPYSPLGRGFLTGSFADAEKDLTSDDFRRHQPRYAGENAVANAALLEPVRRIADAHGVSPGQIALAWVHQRSQVWDGLTVVPIPGTRKRSRVEENTAAVRIELSREELESLEPIAGRVAGDRYADMTFSSAGRE, from the coding sequence ATGAGCCTCCACTCGGAGAACGGCGCGAAGCTCCCCACCGCACGCCTCGGCACGGACGGCCCGGAAGTGGGCGTGCAGGGCCTGGGCTGCATGGGCATGAGCTTCGCCTACGGACCCACCGACGCCGACGAGGCGCGGGCGACCCTGGAGCGCGCCCTGGAACTGGGCGTCACGCTCTACGACACCGCGGACATGTACGGGGCGGGGGAGAACGAGAAGTTCATCTCCTCCTTCGTCGGCAGGCACCGTGAACAGATCACGCTGGCGACGAAGTTCGCCATCAGCCTCGACCCGGACGACCCGTCGGCGCGTACGATCCGCAACGACCCGCCGTACATCCGCCAGTGCGTGGAGAACAGCCTGCGCAGGCTCGCCGTCGACGAGATCGACCTCTACTACATGCACCGGCGCGATGTGAACGTTCCCGTCGAGGAGTCCGTCGGCGCCATGGCCGAGCTGGTGCGGGAGGGGAAGGTCAGGCATCTGGGGCTGAGCGAGGTGACGGCCGACGAGCTGAGGGCGGCGCACGCCGTGCATCCGATCGCGGCGCTCCAGTCGGAGTGGTCGCTCTTCAGCCGCGACATCGAGCGGAACGTGGTGCCCGCGGCCCGCGAACTCGGCGTGGCACTGGTGCCGTACTCGCCGCTGGGACGCGGCTTCCTCACCGGTTCCTTCGCCGACGCCGAGAAGGACCTCACCAGCGACGACTTCCGCCGACACCAGCCCCGCTACGCCGGGGAGAACGCGGTGGCCAACGCCGCGCTGCTGGAGCCGGTGCGCAGGATCGCGGACGCGCACGGTGTGTCTCCCGGGCAGATCGCCCTGGCGTGGGTGCACCAGCGGTCGCAGGTGTGGGACGGGCTGACCGTGGTGCCGATCCCCGGCACCCGCAAGCGCTCCAGGGTGGAGGAGAACACGGCGGCCGTACGCATCGAACTCTCCCGTGAGGAACTGGAGTCGCTGGAGCCCATCGCGGGCCGGGTGGCGGGGGACCGCTACGCGGACATGACGTTCTCGTCCGCCGGACGGGAGTGA
- a CDS encoding MerR family transcriptional regulator: MTVTETDTADEAVETAEAVDADAPEACAATAPNPRPEGRDRYTISEVAAICGLSAHTLRWYERIGLMPHVDRSHTGQRRFTNRDLDWLDLVAKLRLTGMPVADMVRYAELVRAGEHTCPERHELLVATREDVLRRVAELQETLAVLDYKIGIYAAYRTPDKSAAG, encoded by the coding sequence ATGACCGTGACGGAGACGGATACGGCGGACGAAGCAGTCGAAACAGCCGAAGCAGTGGATGCGGACGCGCCGGAGGCGTGCGCCGCCACAGCGCCCAACCCCAGGCCCGAGGGCCGGGACCGGTACACCATCAGCGAGGTCGCCGCGATCTGCGGGCTGAGCGCGCACACCCTGCGCTGGTACGAGCGGATCGGGCTGATGCCGCATGTGGACCGGTCGCACACGGGCCAGCGGCGCTTCACCAACAGGGACCTGGACTGGCTCGATCTGGTGGCGAAGCTGCGGCTGACCGGCATGCCGGTGGCGGACATGGTGCGCTACGCCGAACTCGTGCGCGCCGGGGAGCACACCTGCCCCGAGCGGCACGAACTGCTGGTGGCGACGCGCGAGGACGTGCTGCGCCGCGTCGCCGAGCTACAGGAGACCCTCGCGGTGCTCGACTACAAGATCGGCATCTATGCGGCGTACCGGACTCCGGACAAATCCGCGGCGGGCTGA
- a CDS encoding serine hydrolase domain-containing protein, with protein sequence MNSLRMIDNWPVPTAAAVVVSRTGGGQAPGADGDRTGSPAVVAAHGSTGHRFALASVTKPLAAYAALIAVEEGAVELDEPAGPEGSTIRHLLAHTSGLAFEEDRPTVEPGTRRIYSNAGFEALGDHVAKVTGIPFPRYLHEAVLEPLAMTSTDLPGSPAKDGVSTADDLARFAAELLAPRLLSPATLDEATSVAFPGLRGLLPGYGSQSPNDWGLGFEIRDGKSPHWTGSSSSPRTYGHFGQSGTFLWVDPDEGAACVALTDRDFGQWAVEAWPPFTDAVLAELRG encoded by the coding sequence ATGAACAGCCTGCGGATGATCGACAATTGGCCCGTGCCGACCGCTGCCGCCGTGGTCGTCTCACGCACAGGCGGCGGGCAGGCGCCCGGCGCCGACGGAGACCGCACGGGTTCGCCCGCCGTCGTCGCAGCTCACGGCAGCACGGGGCACCGGTTCGCGCTCGCGTCCGTCACCAAGCCCCTCGCGGCGTACGCGGCGCTGATCGCCGTCGAGGAGGGCGCGGTGGAGCTGGACGAGCCCGCGGGACCGGAGGGTTCGACGATCCGCCATCTGCTCGCGCACACCTCAGGGCTGGCCTTCGAGGAGGACCGTCCGACGGTCGAGCCGGGCACCCGCCGCATCTACTCCAACGCCGGTTTCGAGGCGCTCGGCGACCACGTCGCCAAGGTCACCGGCATCCCCTTCCCCCGGTATCTGCACGAGGCCGTGCTGGAACCGCTCGCCATGACCTCGACCGATCTGCCCGGCTCCCCCGCCAAGGACGGCGTCTCCACCGCGGACGACCTCGCCCGGTTCGCCGCCGAACTGCTCGCACCGCGACTGCTGAGCCCCGCGACCCTCGACGAGGCGACCTCTGTGGCATTCCCCGGACTCAGGGGCCTGCTGCCGGGCTACGGAAGCCAGTCCCCCAACGACTGGGGCCTCGGATTCGAGATCCGGGACGGCAAGTCCCCGCACTGGACGGGCAGTTCGTCCTCGCCGCGCACCTACGGCCACTTCGGGCAGTCGGGCACCTTCCTCTGGGTCGACCCGGACGAGGGCGCGGCCTGCGTCGCCCTCACCGACCGCGACTTCGGGCAGTGGGCGGTGGAGGCGTGGCCGCCGTTCACGGACGCGGTGCTGGCCGAACTGCGCGGGTAA
- a CDS encoding pirin family protein translates to MLQVWRGTDRYRGGDEAAGIDTRHAFSFSGFYDPDNVGFGQLVACNEERLAPGAGFPEHPHRDVEIVTWVAEGELEHIDSTGRTSRVRAGDVQRMGAGRGVRHIERNAGPGPLRFVQMWLVPGVRGSAPGEGHDPGYGYEPEYEVVHGIADGTPFAVPRTEAVMHVRRLGEGERTAVPDAAWVYVHVVRGSAEIGSGGSDATASGSSDASSGEGPGAAGAAPTGELLDAGDAARITDARDLEARGAGGPVELLMWEMHAEPGYG, encoded by the coding sequence ATGCTTCAGGTGTGGCGGGGGACCGACCGGTACCGGGGCGGTGACGAGGCGGCGGGGATCGACACCCGTCACGCCTTCTCCTTCTCCGGCTTCTACGACCCGGACAACGTGGGTTTCGGACAGCTCGTCGCCTGCAACGAGGAGCGGCTGGCACCGGGGGCGGGCTTTCCCGAACACCCGCACAGGGACGTGGAGATCGTCACGTGGGTGGCCGAGGGGGAGCTGGAGCACATCGACTCGACGGGCCGCACCTCGCGGGTGCGCGCGGGCGACGTGCAGCGGATGGGAGCGGGGCGCGGAGTGCGCCACATCGAACGCAACGCGGGCCCAGGGCCGTTGCGCTTCGTGCAGATGTGGCTCGTACCCGGCGTACGCGGCAGCGCTCCCGGCGAGGGACACGACCCGGGGTACGGCTACGAGCCCGAGTACGAGGTGGTGCACGGCATCGCGGACGGCACGCCCTTCGCGGTGCCGCGCACGGAGGCGGTGATGCATGTGCGGCGCCTGGGGGAGGGCGAGCGCACGGCGGTGCCGGACGCGGCGTGGGTGTACGTACACGTGGTGCGGGGCTCGGCGGAGATCGGCTCGGGGGGCTCCGATGCGACTGCGAGCGGGAGTTCGGACGCGAGTTCAGGCGAGGGTCCGGGAGCCGCCGGTGCCGCGCCCACCGGCGAGCTGCTCGACGCCGGCGACGCCGCCCGGATCACCGACGCACGTGACCTGGAAGCGAGAGGCGCCGGGGGCCCGGTGGAGCTGCTGATGTGGGAGATGCACGCGGAACCGGGGTACGGCTGA
- a CDS encoding PucR family transcriptional regulator, translated as MPESTDPSANPPPDERPEHAEHPHGATLRRLEQSSGKLAQAAITRMDEQLPWYRAMPPENRSWIGLVAQAGIAAFTEWFRHPETPQAISTDVFGTAPRELTRAITLRQTVELVRTTIEVVEAAIDEVAAPGDESVLREALLVYAREIAFATAQVYAQAAEARGAWDARLESLVVNAVLSGEADEGAVSRAAALGWNSPEHVAVVLGNAPDGDSELTVEAIRRAARHAKLQVLTGVLGSRLVVVAGGSDDPLRAAKSLIGPFAPGPVVAGPIVGDLLSATRSAQAAAAGLRACAAWQDAPRPVLADDLLPERAMAGDPTARELLVEEIYRPLEEAGSALLETLSVYLEQASSLEGAARMLFVHPNTVRYRLRRVTDVTGWSPSDVRSAFTLRIALILGRLNDFGAQS; from the coding sequence GTGCCCGAATCCACAGATCCTTCCGCGAACCCACCACCCGACGAGCGCCCGGAACACGCCGAGCACCCGCACGGCGCGACCCTGCGGCGCCTGGAGCAGTCCTCCGGCAAGCTCGCCCAGGCGGCCATTACGCGCATGGACGAGCAGCTCCCGTGGTACAGGGCGATGCCGCCGGAGAACCGCTCCTGGATCGGGCTCGTCGCCCAGGCCGGGATCGCGGCGTTCACGGAGTGGTTCCGGCACCCGGAGACGCCGCAGGCCATCAGCACCGACGTCTTCGGCACGGCCCCCCGCGAGCTGACCCGGGCCATCACGCTGCGCCAGACCGTCGAGCTGGTGCGCACCACGATCGAGGTCGTCGAGGCGGCGATCGACGAAGTCGCCGCGCCCGGCGACGAGTCGGTGCTGCGTGAGGCGCTGCTCGTCTACGCCCGCGAGATCGCCTTCGCCACCGCACAGGTCTACGCACAGGCCGCCGAGGCACGCGGAGCCTGGGACGCGCGCCTCGAGTCGCTGGTGGTCAACGCCGTGCTGTCGGGCGAGGCCGACGAGGGCGCCGTCTCCCGTGCAGCCGCCCTCGGCTGGAACTCGCCGGAGCATGTCGCGGTCGTACTCGGCAACGCCCCGGACGGCGACAGCGAACTGACCGTGGAAGCGATACGGCGGGCGGCCCGGCACGCCAAACTCCAGGTCCTCACCGGCGTGCTCGGCAGCCGTCTCGTGGTCGTCGCGGGCGGCAGCGACGATCCGTTGCGTGCGGCGAAGTCGCTGATCGGGCCGTTCGCACCCGGCCCCGTGGTCGCCGGGCCCATCGTCGGCGACCTGCTGTCGGCGACCCGCTCCGCCCAGGCCGCCGCCGCCGGGCTGCGGGCCTGCGCCGCCTGGCAGGACGCACCGCGCCCGGTGCTCGCAGACGATCTGCTGCCGGAGCGCGCGATGGCCGGCGACCCCACCGCGCGGGAGCTCTTGGTGGAGGAGATCTACAGACCGCTGGAGGAGGCGGGCTCCGCGCTGCTGGAGACTCTGAGCGTCTATCTGGAACAGGCGAGCAGCCTCGAAGGAGCGGCGCGGATGTTGTTCGTACACCCCAACACCGTCCGCTACCGGCTGCGACGTGTGACGGACGTCACCGGATGGTCGCCCTCCGACGTCCGCTCCGCCTTCACGCTCCGTATCGCGCTGATTCTGGGGCGTCTCAACGACTTCGGCGCCCAGTCCTAG
- a CDS encoding ACP S-malonyltransferase, with translation MLVLVAPGQGAQKPGLLTPWLELPGVADRIAQWSAATGLDLVRYGTEADADEIRDTAVAQPLLVAASLVSAGALLDGREVTEVAGAVAGHSVGELAAAATAGVLSDADAMTLVTARGRAMAEAAAVTDTGMSAVVGGEPDAVVAHLEKLGLTAANINGGGQIVAAGTAAQLAALTEDKPEKARVIPLKVAGAFHTSHMAPAVDAMAAAVEDVTVHDPVLPYVSNLDGAVVDDGQQVVRRLVGQVSASVRWDLCTETFQKMGVTALIEVCPGGTLTGLAKRGLPGVRTLALKTPDDLDAARELIAEHTQTA, from the coding sequence GTGCTCGTACTCGTAGCTCCCGGCCAAGGCGCGCAGAAGCCTGGCCTCTTGACTCCCTGGCTCGAACTCCCCGGCGTGGCCGACCGGATCGCGCAGTGGTCGGCCGCCACCGGTCTCGATCTCGTCCGCTACGGCACGGAGGCCGACGCGGACGAGATCCGCGACACCGCCGTGGCCCAGCCGCTGCTCGTCGCCGCGAGCCTCGTCTCCGCCGGCGCCCTGCTGGACGGGCGTGAGGTGACCGAGGTGGCGGGCGCCGTCGCCGGGCACAGCGTGGGCGAACTGGCCGCCGCAGCCACGGCGGGCGTGCTCTCCGACGCCGACGCCATGACGCTCGTCACGGCGCGGGGCCGGGCCATGGCGGAGGCCGCGGCCGTCACCGACACCGGCATGTCCGCGGTCGTCGGCGGCGAACCCGACGCCGTGGTCGCCCACTTGGAGAAGCTCGGCCTGACCGCGGCCAACATCAACGGCGGCGGCCAGATCGTCGCCGCGGGCACCGCCGCGCAACTCGCCGCGCTCACCGAGGACAAGCCGGAGAAGGCACGCGTCATTCCCCTGAAGGTCGCGGGCGCCTTCCACACCAGCCACATGGCACCGGCGGTCGACGCCATGGCCGCCGCCGTCGAGGACGTCACGGTCCACGACCCGGTGCTGCCCTACGTCTCCAACCTCGACGGCGCCGTCGTCGACGACGGACAGCAGGTCGTGCGGCGGCTGGTCGGCCAGGTCTCGGCGTCCGTCCGCTGGGACCTGTGCACCGAGACGTTCCAGAAGATGGGCGTCACGGCGCTCATCGAGGTCTGCCCGGGCGGCACCCTCACCGGACTGGCCAAGCGCGGCCTGCCCGGCGTACGCACCCTGGCACTGAAAACCCCCGATGATCTCGACGCGGCGCGCGAGCTGATCGCCGAGCACACGCAGACCGCCTGA
- a CDS encoding ketoacyl-ACP synthase III, with protein MTAKIKPAKGSPYSRILGVGGYRPTRVVPNEEILKHIDSSDEWIRSRSGIASRHWAGPDETVAEMTLEAAGKAVADAGITPQQVDAVIISTVSHFKQTPSIATEIADRMGAGKAAAFDINAGCAGFGYGLTLAKGLIADGSSEYVLVVGAERLSDLTDLTDRSTAFLFGDGAGAVIVGPSEEPGIGPSVWGSEGDKADVISQTVPWDAYREGGVEKFPAIRQEGQAVFRWAVYEMAKVAQQALDAAGISPEELDVFIPHQANMRIIDSMVKTLKLPEHVTVARDVETTGNTSAASIPLAMERLLATGRAKSGDTALVIGFGAGLVYAATVVTLP; from the coding sequence ATGACCGCGAAGATCAAGCCCGCCAAGGGTTCCCCGTACTCACGCATCCTCGGCGTGGGCGGCTACCGCCCGACCCGTGTCGTGCCGAACGAGGAGATCCTCAAGCACATCGACTCCTCCGACGAGTGGATCCGCTCGCGCTCCGGCATCGCCAGCCGCCACTGGGCCGGTCCCGACGAGACCGTCGCCGAGATGACGCTGGAGGCGGCGGGCAAGGCCGTCGCCGACGCGGGCATCACGCCGCAGCAGGTGGACGCTGTGATCATCTCGACGGTCTCGCACTTCAAGCAGACCCCGTCGATCGCCACCGAGATCGCGGACCGCATGGGCGCCGGCAAGGCGGCGGCGTTCGACATCAACGCGGGCTGCGCGGGCTTCGGTTACGGCCTCACGCTCGCCAAGGGCCTGATCGCCGACGGGAGTTCCGAGTACGTACTGGTGGTCGGCGCCGAACGGCTCTCGGATCTGACCGATCTGACCGACCGCTCGACGGCGTTCCTCTTCGGGGACGGCGCGGGCGCGGTCATCGTCGGCCCGTCGGAGGAGCCGGGCATCGGCCCCAGCGTCTGGGGTTCGGAGGGCGACAAGGCCGACGTCATCAGCCAGACCGTCCCCTGGGACGCCTACCGCGAGGGCGGCGTGGAGAAGTTCCCCGCCATCCGCCAGGAGGGCCAGGCGGTCTTCCGCTGGGCCGTCTACGAGATGGCGAAGGTGGCCCAGCAGGCCCTCGACGCCGCCGGGATCAGCCCGGAGGAACTGGACGTCTTCATCCCGCACCAGGCCAACATGCGGATCATCGACTCGATGGTGAAGACACTCAAACTGCCGGAGCACGTAACGGTCGCCCGCGATGTGGAGACCACCGGCAACACCTCGGCCGCCTCCATCCCGCTCGCGATGGAGCGGCTGCTGGCGACCGGTCGGGCGAAGAGCGGTGACACCGCCCTCGTCATCGGCTTCGGGGCGGGCCTCGTCTACGCGGCGACGGTCGTTACCCTCCCTTAG
- a CDS encoding acyl carrier protein, whose product MAATQEEIVAGLAEIVNEIAGIPTEDVQPDKSFTDDLDVDSLSMVEVVVAAEERFNVKIPDDDVKNLKTVGDATEYIIKHQS is encoded by the coding sequence ATGGCCGCCACGCAGGAAGAGATCGTCGCCGGTCTCGCCGAGATCGTGAACGAGATCGCCGGGATCCCCACCGAGGACGTCCAGCCGGACAAGTCCTTCACCGACGACCTGGACGTCGACTCGCTGTCGATGGTCGAGGTCGTCGTCGCCGCCGAGGAGCGCTTCAACGTGAAGATCCCGGACGACGACGTGAAGAACCTCAAGACCGTGGGTGACGCGACCGAGTACATCATCAAGCACCAGAGCTGA
- the fabF gene encoding beta-ketoacyl-ACP synthase II — MNPVSTTQHSVVVTGIGATTPLGGDSASTWEGLIAGRSGVGLLTQDWAAELPVRIAAEIAVEPTEIIPRPQARKLDRSAQFALIATREAWADAGFTAKAGEDAAVSPDRLGAVVASGIGGVTTLLGQYDILREKGARRVSPHTVPMLMPNSPSANVGLEVNARAGVHTPVSACASGSEAIGYAVEMIRTGRADVVVAGGTEAAIHPLPIAAFGNMMAMSKDNDDPEGASRPYDSDRNGFVMGEGAGVVVLESAEHARRRGARVYAEAVGQGISADSHHITQPEPSGNGIALALENLIQQTDLKPAEVMHINAHATSTPLGDIAELKALRKVFGDDTDHMAISATKSMTGHLLGGAGGIETVASILALHHRTAPPTINLKNLDPEADADIVGGEARALPEGTIAALNNSFGFGGHNVVLAFRTV; from the coding sequence ATGAATCCAGTGAGTACGACCCAACACTCCGTGGTCGTCACCGGTATCGGCGCAACCACACCGCTGGGTGGCGACAGCGCATCGACCTGGGAGGGTCTGATCGCCGGACGTTCCGGCGTCGGCCTTCTCACCCAGGACTGGGCGGCCGAACTGCCCGTCCGTATCGCCGCCGAGATCGCGGTGGAGCCCACCGAGATCATTCCGCGTCCGCAGGCGCGCAAGCTGGACCGCTCGGCTCAGTTCGCGCTGATCGCGACCCGCGAGGCGTGGGCGGACGCCGGTTTCACCGCCAAGGCCGGTGAGGACGCGGCCGTTTCGCCGGACCGGCTCGGCGCGGTCGTCGCCTCCGGCATCGGCGGTGTCACCACGCTGCTCGGCCAGTACGACATCCTGCGGGAGAAGGGCGCACGCCGTGTGTCCCCGCACACGGTGCCGATGCTGATGCCGAACAGCCCGAGCGCCAACGTCGGCCTGGAGGTCAACGCCCGCGCCGGGGTGCACACTCCGGTCAGCGCCTGCGCCTCCGGTTCCGAGGCGATCGGCTACGCGGTGGAGATGATCCGTACCGGCCGTGCGGACGTCGTGGTCGCGGGCGGCACCGAGGCGGCCATACACCCCCTCCCCATCGCCGCGTTCGGCAACATGATGGCGATGTCGAAGGACAACGACGACCCCGAGGGCGCCTCACGTCCCTACGACAGCGACCGCAACGGCTTCGTCATGGGCGAGGGCGCGGGCGTCGTCGTACTGGAGTCGGCGGAGCACGCCAGGAGGCGCGGCGCACGCGTCTACGCGGAGGCCGTCGGCCAGGGCATCTCGGCCGACAGCCACCACATCACGCAGCCCGAGCCCAGCGGCAACGGCATCGCGCTCGCGCTGGAGAACCTCATCCAGCAGACCGACCTCAAGCCCGCCGAGGTCATGCACATCAACGCGCACGCCACCTCGACGCCGCTCGGCGACATCGCGGAACTCAAGGCGCTGCGCAAGGTCTTCGGCGACGACACCGACCACATGGCGATCTCCGCCACGAAGTCGATGACGGGTCATCTGCTGGGCGGTGCGGGCGGCATCGAGACGGTCGCCTCGATCCTCGCGCTGCACCACCGCACTGCACCGCCGACGATCAACCTCAAGAACCTCGATCCGGAGGCGGACGCCGACATCGTCGGCGGTGAGGCCCGTGCGCTTCCCGAGGGCACGATCGCCGCGCTGAACAACTCGTTCGGCTTCGGCGGCCACAACGTGGTGCTGGCCTTCCGTACGGTCTGA
- a CDS encoding NAD(P)-dependent oxidoreductase, giving the protein MSERLSVAVLGTGIMGAPMARNLCSAGLDVRVWNRTRAKAEPLAEDGALVAGSPSEAVDGAEVVVTMLHDGPATAQSISAAAPGLRRGAVWMQCTTAGVEGLPPLVELAREHGLDFVDAPVLGTRAPAEAGQLLMLAAGPQRVRPQIGPVLEAVGSRTVWVGEEPGAATRLKLVCNSWVLAVTHGTAEALALADGLGVDPQSFLDAVAGGALDMGYLRNKADVIRSRDFSPSFAVSTAEKDARLIVAAGEQAGVRMDVAAAGAERFRRAAELGYGGEDMAASYFASFPGEEGTAPAGG; this is encoded by the coding sequence ATGTCTGAGCGGCTTTCCGTGGCTGTCCTCGGCACCGGGATCATGGGTGCCCCGATGGCCCGCAATCTGTGCAGTGCCGGGCTCGACGTGCGCGTGTGGAACCGCACCAGAGCCAAGGCCGAGCCTCTGGCCGAGGACGGGGCCCTTGTCGCAGGCAGCCCGAGTGAAGCAGTCGACGGCGCCGAGGTCGTAGTGACGATGCTGCACGACGGGCCCGCGACCGCCCAGAGCATCAGCGCCGCCGCACCCGGCCTGCGTCGCGGTGCTGTCTGGATGCAGTGCACGACCGCCGGAGTCGAAGGGCTGCCGCCCCTCGTCGAACTCGCCCGGGAGCACGGGCTCGACTTCGTCGACGCCCCCGTCCTCGGTACGCGCGCACCCGCGGAGGCCGGGCAGTTGCTGATGCTGGCCGCCGGGCCGCAGCGGGTGAGGCCGCAGATCGGGCCCGTGCTGGAGGCCGTCGGCTCCCGTACGGTCTGGGTCGGCGAGGAGCCCGGAGCGGCGACAAGGCTCAAGCTGGTCTGCAACTCCTGGGTTCTCGCCGTCACCCACGGCACGGCGGAGGCGCTGGCACTGGCCGACGGCCTCGGAGTCGATCCGCAGAGCTTCCTCGACGCCGTGGCGGGCGGCGCCCTCGACATGGGCTATCTGCGGAACAAGGCGGACGTGATCCGCTCTCGCGACTTCTCACCGAGCTTCGCCGTCTCGACCGCGGAGAAGGACGCGCGGCTGATCGTCGCCGCCGGTGAACAGGCGGGGGTGCGGATGGACGTGGCCGCGGCGGGTGCCGAACGGTTCCGGCGCGCGGCCGAACTGGGCTACGGCGGCGAGGACATGGCCGCCTCGTACTTCGCGAGCTTCCCCGGCGAGGAGGGCACTGCCCCGGCGGGCGGCTGA